In Meiothermus sp. QL-1, one DNA window encodes the following:
- a CDS encoding TIM barrel protein — MAIRFGNAPCSWGTIEGFGQGIGYRQMLDELVEAGYRGTELGDWGYMPTNPTELRQELQQRGLTLLGAYEGVYLKDPAEHGPGEARVLRTARLLKSVAEVGDGWQPLLVLADEHSRDPLRFQHAGRVRPEMGLSASEWKTFALGAERIAKAVRDETGLRTVFHHHCAGYVEAPWEIEALLEHTDPSLLGLVFDTGHFLYGSGENRPEAVLEALERFQKRIWYVHYKDCHPGVAQEARTKGWNYKEAVGRGVFCELGAGQIDFGTVTRKLLALGYDGWITVEQDVLPGMGAPKASAERNRAYLRRVTGY; from the coding sequence ATGGCAATCCGTTTTGGCAACGCCCCCTGTAGCTGGGGCACCATCGAAGGGTTTGGGCAGGGCATCGGCTACCGCCAGATGCTCGACGAGCTGGTCGAGGCCGGCTACCGCGGCACCGAGCTGGGCGACTGGGGCTACATGCCCACCAACCCAACAGAGCTACGGCAGGAGCTGCAGCAGCGCGGCCTCACCCTCCTGGGGGCCTACGAGGGGGTTTATCTCAAAGACCCCGCCGAGCACGGCCCGGGGGAGGCCCGGGTTCTGCGCACCGCCCGCCTGCTCAAAAGCGTGGCCGAGGTGGGCGACGGGTGGCAACCCCTGTTGGTGCTGGCCGACGAGCACAGCCGCGACCCGTTGCGCTTCCAACACGCAGGCCGGGTCAGGCCCGAGATGGGTCTCTCGGCTTCGGAGTGGAAGACCTTTGCTTTGGGGGCCGAGCGTATCGCCAAGGCGGTGCGGGACGAGACCGGCCTGCGCACGGTCTTCCACCACCACTGCGCGGGCTATGTGGAAGCGCCCTGGGAGATTGAGGCCCTGCTCGAGCACACCGACCCCAGCCTTTTGGGCCTGGTCTTCGACACCGGGCACTTCCTTTACGGTAGCGGGGAAAACCGCCCCGAAGCAGTACTGGAGGCCCTGGAGCGCTTTCAAAAGCGCATCTGGTACGTGCACTACAAGGACTGCCACCCCGGCGTGGCCCAGGAAGCCCGCACAAAGGGCTGGAACTACAAGGAAGCAGTGGGCAGAGGAGTGTTCTGCGAACTGGGAGCAGGCCAGATCGACTTTGGCACGGTAACCCGGAAGCTCCTGGCCCTGGGCTACGACGGCTGGATTACCGTGGAACAAGATGTGCTGCCCGGCATGGGGGCCCCCAAGGCGAGCGCCGAGCGCAACCGGGCCTACCTGCGCAGGGTGACCGGCTACTAG
- the iolC gene encoding 5-dehydro-2-deoxygluconokinase, whose amino-acid sequence MNPTYDLITIGRCSIDLYSQDLGAAFPQIRTFGAYLGGSPLNIAVGARRLGLRTALLTAVGPDPVGEFVLERLRREGVETRFIPVKPGTRTPAVLLGIEPPDRFPITFYRENAADIQLSIDDVAALPLAQTRAVQLSGAALAKEPSRSAIFYAAEEARALGLTVFLDLDFRADAWPDPRAYGLALRALLPLVDIAIGTEEEVNAAMLRRPEDVVIRHSQITAPEIRGNLAANIEALLARGLKALVVKRGAQGSAVYLPSGEVVVASGFPVEVVSILGAGDAFAAGFIYGYLQGWDWYQCARLGNACGAIVVGRIGCADFTPYLDEVLAFVEARGGF is encoded by the coding sequence ATGAACCCCACCTACGACCTCATCACCATTGGCCGCTGCTCCATCGACCTCTACTCCCAAGACCTGGGGGCAGCCTTTCCCCAGATTCGCACCTTTGGGGCCTACCTGGGCGGAAGCCCGCTGAACATCGCGGTGGGGGCAAGGCGGCTAGGCCTGCGCACCGCCCTGCTCACCGCCGTAGGCCCCGACCCGGTGGGCGAGTTCGTCCTGGAGCGGCTCAGGCGGGAGGGGGTGGAGACCCGCTTTATTCCGGTCAAGCCCGGCACCCGCACCCCGGCGGTGCTGCTGGGCATCGAGCCCCCGGACCGCTTTCCTATCACCTTTTACCGCGAGAACGCTGCGGATATTCAGCTTTCCATCGACGATGTGGCGGCCTTGCCCCTGGCCCAGACCCGGGCCGTGCAGCTTTCGGGGGCTGCCCTGGCCAAGGAGCCGAGCCGCAGCGCCATCTTCTACGCCGCCGAAGAGGCCAGGGCCCTGGGCCTCACGGTCTTCCTCGACCTCGACTTCCGCGCCGACGCCTGGCCCGACCCCCGCGCCTACGGCCTGGCCCTGCGAGCCCTGCTGCCATTGGTGGACATCGCTATCGGCACCGAGGAAGAGGTCAACGCAGCCATGCTGCGCCGCCCCGAGGACGTGGTCATCCGCCACTCCCAAATTACCGCGCCGGAAATCCGGGGCAACCTTGCGGCCAACATAGAGGCCCTGCTGGCCCGGGGGTTGAAGGCCCTGGTGGTGAAGCGGGGGGCCCAAGGCTCGGCGGTCTATCTACCCAGCGGGGAAGTGGTGGTCGCCTCCGGCTTTCCGGTGGAGGTGGTGAGCATCCTGGGCGCAGGGGACGCTTTTGCTGCTGGCTTCATCTACGGCTACCTGCAGGGTTGGGACTGGTACCAATGTGCCCGCTTAGGCAACGCCTGCGGGGCCATTGTGGTGGGGCGCATCGGTTGCGCCGACTTCACCCCGTACCTGGACGAGGTACTGGCCTTTGTAGAGGCTCGAGGAGGTTTTTGA
- a CDS encoding sugar phosphate isomerase/epimerase, translating to MHALGVCTWTLGPLPLPEILARVRRLGFSGVELLGDLENLTTTAVRNLLIQEDLAVYSLTPANVDLAHPEPAVRGVALDYYRRLLDFAAELGGPKVSCHGAMGRVAPHMNIEEPSPAAAILEVGPHLGLFHLADSNRLGLGHGHTDFAALLGALRQVDYRGPLILFVKPGNYTPLI from the coding sequence ATGCATGCTCTGGGCGTGTGTACCTGGACTCTGGGCCCTTTGCCCCTGCCCGAAATTTTGGCGCGGGTTCGGCGGCTGGGGTTTAGTGGGGTAGAGCTGCTAGGCGATTTAGAAAACCTGACCACAACCGCAGTGCGAAACCTTTTGATTCAGGAAGACCTGGCCGTCTACTCGCTCACCCCGGCCAACGTGGATCTGGCCCACCCCGAGCCTGCGGTGCGAGGGGTAGCGCTGGACTACTACCGGCGCCTGCTGGACTTTGCCGCCGAGCTAGGAGGGCCCAAGGTGTCCTGCCACGGGGCCATGGGCCGGGTGGCCCCCCATATGAACATTGAGGAGCCCAGTCCGGCTGCGGCCATCCTCGAAGTGGGCCCCCACCTGGGGCTCTTCCACCTGGCCGACTCCAACCGGCTGGGCTTGGGCCACGGGCACACCGATTTTGCTGCCTTGCTGGGGGCTTTGCGCCAGGTGGATTACCGGGGGCCTTTGATCCTCTTTGTAAAGCCTGGGAACTACACTCCGCTTATCTAG
- the iolG gene encoding inositol 2-dehydrogenase — MKSFGVALLGAGRMGLEHARTLLALPEARVLAVADPNWEAAEAARSLTRAEKAYLEPLEAIQHPGVEAVVIATPTNTHARYIEAAAQAGKAIFCEKPVALDLAETRRVMGLVEEKGVPFQIGFQRRYDPAYLEAKRRIEAGEIGPVEQFIAVMRDPAPPPLDYLKASGGLFVDQAIHDIDCARYLVGEVVAVHAWGEVRVDPRIGEIGDVDTTNLSLRFANGALGVIQNSRRAVYGYDVRTEVFGARGKLVMDATPKTPLWRYGQGVQADHYHFFMDRFKEAYRLELQAFFQALLEGRPPSPGPKDALESLRIALAATQSLRENRVVRLEEVA, encoded by the coding sequence ATGAAATCGTTTGGCGTTGCCCTCTTGGGTGCAGGCCGCATGGGCCTGGAGCACGCCCGCACCCTGCTCGCCCTGCCCGAGGCCCGCGTACTGGCAGTGGCCGACCCCAACTGGGAGGCCGCCGAGGCCGCTCGCAGCCTGACACGAGCAGAAAAAGCCTACCTAGAGCCGCTGGAAGCCATTCAGCACCCCGGCGTAGAAGCGGTGGTGATCGCCACCCCTACCAATACCCACGCCCGCTACATCGAGGCCGCAGCGCAGGCCGGCAAGGCCATCTTTTGCGAGAAGCCGGTGGCCCTGGACCTGGCCGAGACCCGGCGGGTGATGGGGCTGGTAGAGGAAAAAGGCGTGCCCTTTCAGATTGGCTTCCAACGCCGCTACGACCCGGCCTACCTCGAGGCCAAGCGCCGGATCGAGGCCGGGGAAATCGGCCCGGTGGAGCAGTTCATCGCGGTCATGCGCGACCCTGCCCCCCCGCCTTTGGACTATCTCAAGGCCTCGGGGGGCCTCTTCGTGGACCAGGCCATCCACGACATCGACTGCGCCCGCTACCTGGTGGGCGAGGTGGTGGCTGTGCACGCCTGGGGCGAGGTGCGGGTAGACCCCAGGATCGGCGAGATTGGCGATGTGGACACCACCAACCTTTCCCTGCGCTTTGCCAATGGTGCGCTGGGGGTCATCCAGAACTCCCGCCGGGCGGTCTATGGCTACGACGTGCGCACCGAGGTGTTTGGGGCTAGGGGCAAGCTGGTAATGGACGCCACCCCCAAAACCCCCCTATGGCGCTACGGCCAGGGGGTGCAGGCCGACCACTACCACTTCTTCATGGACCGCTTCAAGGAGGCCTACCGGCTGGAGCTCCAGGCCTTTTTCCAGGCCCTCTTGGAAGGCCGTCCCCCCAGCCCGGGGCCAAAGGACGCCCTCGAGTCGCTGCGCATTGCCCTGGCCGCCACCCAAAGCCTGAGAGAGAACCGGGTGGTGCGGCTGGAGGAGGTGGCATGA
- the iolB gene encoding 5-deoxy-glucuronate isomerase — translation MNLFKPQPGRVRVAMEPQGGWRYLRFRVLALEPGEVEQGQTEGEEMALVPLAGRVEVEAEGQVFELCRSDVFRELPQVLYLPPGTAYRLQAQSHAELALGGAPAEGLFPLRLFQPQEMRVEMRGGGNALRQVNHILGPELPAERLILYEVYTPSGFWSGWPPHRHDGRLGSLYLEETYYYRIQPAHGFAIHRNYSPEDGLDELLLVQDGDLVLVPKGYHPVAAPPGSNVYYLNYMAGEARLEARATPPVDDPRWAWMRQDWAGRPIKLPVGKPVQR, via the coding sequence ATGAACCTGTTCAAACCCCAGCCGGGACGGGTGCGGGTGGCGATGGAGCCCCAAGGGGGGTGGCGGTATCTGCGCTTTCGGGTTCTGGCCCTGGAACCGGGCGAGGTGGAGCAGGGCCAGACCGAAGGAGAGGAGATGGCTCTGGTGCCCCTGGCGGGCCGGGTAGAGGTGGAGGCCGAAGGCCAGGTATTCGAGCTTTGCCGCAGCGATGTCTTCCGCGAACTGCCCCAGGTGCTTTACCTGCCGCCCGGCACGGCCTACCGCCTTCAGGCCCAAAGCCACGCCGAACTGGCCCTGGGAGGGGCGCCGGCCGAAGGCCTCTTCCCCCTGCGCCTCTTCCAACCCCAGGAGATGCGGGTAGAGATGCGGGGCGGGGGGAATGCCCTGCGGCAGGTGAACCACATCCTGGGCCCTGAGCTGCCCGCTGAGCGGCTTATTCTGTACGAGGTCTACACCCCCTCGGGCTTCTGGTCGGGCTGGCCGCCCCACCGCCACGACGGTCGGCTGGGCTCTTTGTATCTGGAAGAAACCTACTACTACAGAATCCAGCCGGCCCACGGCTTCGCCATCCACCGCAACTACAGCCCCGAGGACGGCCTGGACGAACTTTTGCTGGTTCAGGACGGCGACCTGGTGCTGGTGCCCAAGGGCTACCACCCCGTGGCCGCTCCCCCTGGCTCCAACGTCTACTACCTCAACTACATGGCCGGCGAAGCCCGCCTGGAAGCCCGCGCCACCCCGCCGGTAGACGACCCCCGCTGGGCCTGGATGCGCCAGGACTGGGCGGGTAGGCCCATAAAGCTTCCCGTTGGGAAGCCTGTGCAAAGATAA
- a CDS encoding DeoR/GlpR family DNA-binding transcription regulator, translating into METLRGEERRSRIIELLEQKGSVLVEDLAATFGVSQVTIRKDLSELEARGLLHRTHGGATYAHKSLFNPSFREKIHLQQAEKQAIAKAALEYIEEGDTLILDAGSTTLTLVRLMKSRFRSLYIITNSVPIASELTETRWELLLTGGQVRHHSMALIGPAAVRTLETYHADKAFMCATGVSLSRGYTTPNPYEAATKQAMLKAADAAFALVDSTKLGRATLASFATLGEVGLLITDTGAPREFIAELERLGHAYRLVEPEGVRGAARVG; encoded by the coding sequence GTGGAAACCTTGCGGGGCGAGGAGCGAAGGAGCAGGATCATAGAGCTGTTGGAGCAGAAGGGATCGGTGCTGGTGGAGGACCTGGCGGCCACCTTTGGCGTGAGCCAGGTCACCATCCGAAAGGACTTGAGCGAGCTCGAGGCCCGGGGTTTGCTACACCGCACCCATGGGGGGGCCACCTACGCCCACAAGAGCCTCTTTAACCCCTCCTTTCGGGAGAAAATCCACCTCCAGCAGGCCGAGAAGCAGGCCATCGCCAAGGCCGCGCTGGAATACATCGAGGAGGGGGATACCCTAATCCTAGACGCTGGCAGCACCACCCTGACCCTGGTGCGGCTCATGAAAAGCCGCTTCCGCTCGCTCTACATCATCACCAACTCGGTGCCTATTGCCAGCGAGTTGACAGAGACCCGATGGGAGCTTCTCCTCACCGGCGGGCAGGTGCGCCACCACAGCATGGCCCTGATCGGACCGGCCGCGGTGCGCACCCTCGAGACCTACCACGCTGACAAAGCCTTCATGTGCGCCACCGGGGTCTCGCTAAGTCGGGGTTACACCACCCCCAACCCCTACGAGGCCGCCACCAAGCAGGCCATGCTCAAGGCCGCCGACGCCGCTTTTGCCCTGGTGGACAGCACCAAGCTAGGCCGGGCCACCCTGGCCAGCTTTGCCACCCTGGGCGAGGTGGGCCTGCTTATCACCGACACCGGGGCGCCCCGGGAGTTCATCGCCGAGCTCGAGCGCCTGGGCCACGCCTACCGGCTGGTGGAGCCAGAGGGGGTGCGCGGGGCGGCCAGGGTGGGCTAG